In the genome of Christensenella timonensis, one region contains:
- a CDS encoding MGMT family protein — translation MKGNAKYVNFFQQVYEIVKQIPCGKVASYGQVARLAGNPRASRAVGYALHVNKQPGVVPCHRVVNRQGRLAPAFAFGGLDAQKSMLAAEGVCVSSDGYVDMKRFGWDA, via the coding sequence ATGAAAGGAAACGCAAAGTACGTGAATTTTTTTCAGCAGGTCTACGAGATCGTCAAGCAGATACCGTGCGGAAAAGTCGCGTCCTACGGACAGGTCGCGCGTCTTGCGGGCAATCCGCGCGCGTCGCGGGCTGTGGGATATGCGCTGCACGTAAACAAGCAGCCGGGGGTCGTCCCCTGCCACAGGGTCGTAAACCGGCAGGGGCGGCTTGCCCCCGCCTTTGCGTTCGGCGGCCTGGATGCGCAAAAAAGCATGCTCGCTGCGGAAGGGGTATGCGTCAGCAGCGATGGCTATGTGGACATGAAACGGTTTGGCTGGGATGCCTAG
- a CDS encoding glutaredoxin family protein — protein sequence MSRHVKMMMLDTCPHCKRAFELMDELKKEHPEYNQVDIETIEERREPEKTKGYDYWYVPCFFVDGVKVHEGVPSKEKIEQVFIEALKP from the coding sequence ATGTCTAGGCATGTAAAAATGATGATGCTGGATACCTGTCCGCACTGCAAACGCGCGTTTGAACTGATGGACGAACTGAAAAAGGAACACCCGGAATATAACCAGGTGGACATCGAAACCATCGAAGAACGCCGAGAGCCTGAAAAGACAAAGGGCTACGATTACTGGTATGTCCCCTGCTTTTTTGTGGATGGCGTCAAAGTACATGAAGGGGTGCCTTCCAAAGAAAAGATCGAGCAGGTCTTTATCGAGGCGCTCAAACCGTAA